Proteins encoded by one window of Salvia splendens isolate huo1 chromosome 5, SspV2, whole genome shotgun sequence:
- the LOC121804557 gene encoding heavy metal-associated isoprenylated plant protein 28-like, with protein sequence MRVHMCCAGCESKIKKALHKVKGVEEVDIDMSLQKVTASGWADQKKVLKSVRKTGRRAELWQFPYNPELRNHNFTGHHDHNGSNYGGPSSFYASQTSGSSYNYYKHGYNNHDHARMHHSASSTIFGGRTGDAFSDENPRGCSIM encoded by the exons ATGCGTGTGCACATGTGTTGCGCCGGATGTGAGAGCAAGATCAAGAAAGCCCTCCATAAGGTCAAAG GAGTTGAGGAAGTCGACATAGACATGAGCCTACAGAAGGTGACGGCAAGCGGATGGGCTGATCAAAAGAAAGTCCTGAAAAGCGTTAGGAAGACCGGAAGAAGGGCCGAGTTGTGGCAATTTCCATACAATCCGGAGTTGCGTAACCACAATTTCACAGGTCACCACGACCACAATGGAAGCAACTACGGTGGCCCTTCGAGCTTCTACGCGTCTCAAACATCAGGGTCTTCCTACAACTACTACAAGCACGGCTACAACAATCACGATCATGCTCGGATGCACCATAGTGCAAGCTCCACTATATTTGGAGGTCGAACGGGCGATGCCTTTAGCGATGAAAATCCTCGTGGATGTTCTATAATGTAG
- the LOC121804555 gene encoding B3 domain-containing protein At5g60140-like isoform X1, which produces MASRGASQIVQRRSLPNIVPSVFTDSIHGTEPQDMALRDSNNNLWHLKIEKFIDGWYFTDGWVKFVEDNMIERGDVLFYQSSSKGVLNFKVMSPSGSEDAGIERLNVKTTKLPIVKVEVKTEDVEAGDEKPPEKRGTEMVVDVAGEAGTSKPGKKRKKQDYYGEEIFKPGGMQPPLNPYFVVDVRENRANEMHFPIDVIRDHKIQLPETLLLMDPKGRTFETKRRSWKDGRVNYNGGWKAVYRTNMLKTGDKLICEFIGNGRGVGDMHLKISVFSLQHR; this is translated from the exons ATGGCGTCGCGTGGGGCTTCACAAATCGTTCAGAGACGGTCATTACCAAAT ATTGTTCCCTCGGTCTTTACTGACTCGATTCATGGAACTGAGCCACAAGATATGGCCCTGCGCGACTCTAATAACAATCTATGGCacctcaaaatagaaaaatttatTGATGGTTGGTATTTCACAGACGGTTGGGTGAAATTTGTAGAAGATAACATGATTGAAAGGGGTGATGTTTTATTCTATCAATCATCTTCTAAAGGTGTGCTCAATTTCAAAGTTATGAGTCCCTCTGGCAGTGAAGATGCCGGAATCGAACGTCTCAATGTTAAGACCACGAAATTGCCGATTGTAAAAGTGGAAGTAAAAACTGAGGATGTAGAGGCTGGTGATGAGAAGCCTCCTGAAAAACGAGGCACGGAGATGGTGGTGGATG TAGCTGGGGAGGCCGGTACTAGCAAGCCTggaaagaagaggaagaagcagGATTACTACGGTGAGGAGATTTTCAAACCTGGGGGTATGCAGCCGCCCTTGAACCCTTACTTCGTGGTGGATGTGAGGGAAAACAGAGCAAATGAGATG CACTTCCCAATAGATGTGATCAGAGACCACAAGATCCAACTCCCGGAGACTTTGTTGCTCATGGATCCGAAAGGGAGGACGTTTGAGACAAAGCGCAGATCCTGGAAGGATGGTAGAGTGAACTATAATGGAGGGTGGAAAGCCGTCTACCGAACGAATATGTTGAAAACAGGTGACAAGCTCATATGTGAGTTCATCGGCAACGGCCGCGGCGTAGGGGATATGCACCTCAAGATAAGTGTATTTTCATTGCAACATAGGTAG
- the LOC121804555 gene encoding uncharacterized protein LOC121804555 isoform X2, which translates to MASRGASQIVQRRSLPNIVPSVFTDSIHGTEPQDMALRDSNNNLWHLKIEKFIDGVLNFKVMSPSGSEDAGIERLNVKTTKLPIVKVEVKTEDVEAGDEKPPEKRGTEMVVDVAGEAGTSKPGKKRKKQDYYGEEIFKPGGMQPPLNPYFVVDVRENRANEMHFPIDVIRDHKIQLPETLLLMDPKGRTFETKRRSWKDGRVNYNGGWKAVYRTNMLKTGDKLICEFIGNGRGVGDMHLKISVFSLQHR; encoded by the exons ATGGCGTCGCGTGGGGCTTCACAAATCGTTCAGAGACGGTCATTACCAAAT ATTGTTCCCTCGGTCTTTACTGACTCGATTCATGGAACTGAGCCACAAGATATGGCCCTGCGCGACTCTAATAACAATCTATGGCacctcaaaatagaaaaatttatTGATG GTGTGCTCAATTTCAAAGTTATGAGTCCCTCTGGCAGTGAAGATGCCGGAATCGAACGTCTCAATGTTAAGACCACGAAATTGCCGATTGTAAAAGTGGAAGTAAAAACTGAGGATGTAGAGGCTGGTGATGAGAAGCCTCCTGAAAAACGAGGCACGGAGATGGTGGTGGATG TAGCTGGGGAGGCCGGTACTAGCAAGCCTggaaagaagaggaagaagcagGATTACTACGGTGAGGAGATTTTCAAACCTGGGGGTATGCAGCCGCCCTTGAACCCTTACTTCGTGGTGGATGTGAGGGAAAACAGAGCAAATGAGATG CACTTCCCAATAGATGTGATCAGAGACCACAAGATCCAACTCCCGGAGACTTTGTTGCTCATGGATCCGAAAGGGAGGACGTTTGAGACAAAGCGCAGATCCTGGAAGGATGGTAGAGTGAACTATAATGGAGGGTGGAAAGCCGTCTACCGAACGAATATGTTGAAAACAGGTGACAAGCTCATATGTGAGTTCATCGGCAACGGCCGCGGCGTAGGGGATATGCACCTCAAGATAAGTGTATTTTCATTGCAACATAGGTAG